A part of Aegilops tauschii subsp. strangulata cultivar AL8/78 chromosome 2, Aet v6.0, whole genome shotgun sequence genomic DNA contains:
- the LOC109749233 gene encoding probable beta-1,4-xylosyltransferase IRX9 yields MASPKKAKPRARRPLLLRRAMLHSSLCFLLGLLAGLAPAFRWTHVVSTAATAHVFRALHAVDGAFNHTVLLLQQQQRQLQHGPVDVAVTALPSPPPAPALEPLRQPQLLLVVTATERSDPERRAAGLTRAAHALRLVPPPVLWLVMERATEAPDTARLLRGTGVSYRHLTYPENFTADGVGTEKERHHQRNVALGHVEEHRLDGVVLFAGLGDVYDLRFFDQLRQIRTFGAWPVATVSERERKATVEGPVCGGSPWAVTGWFSTADATPTVRAARPPEGTVDVARFAFGSALLWDPHRWDRFPVSEPDASQDSIKFVQRLAAEEYNKSRGMPDPNCSEIMVWRGDQLVAA; encoded by the exons ATGGCGTCGCCGAAGAAGGCGAAGCCGCGGGCGAGGCGGCCCCTGCTGCTCCGGCGAGCCATGCTGCATTCCTCCCTCTGCTTCCTCCTCGGCCTCCTCGCCGGCCTGGCCCCCGCCTTCCGCTGGACCCACGTAGTGTCCACCGCGGCCACCGCCCACGTCTTCCGCGCGCTCCACGCCGTCGACGGCGCCTTCAACCACACCGTGCTTctgctccagcagcagcagcggcagcTGCAGCACGGACCCGTCGACGTCGCCGTCAccgccctcccctcgccgccgcctgcgccggcgtTGGAGCCGCTGCGGCAGCCGCAGCTGCTGCTGGTGGTGACGGCCACGGAGCGGTCGGACCCGGAGCGGCGGGCCGCGGGGCTCACCCGCGCGGCGCACGCGCTCAGGCTCGTGCCCCCGCCGGTGCTGTGGCTGGTGATGGAGCGGGCGACGGAGGCCCCGGACACGGCGCGGCTGCTGCGCGGCACCGGGGTGTCGTACCGGCACCTGACCTACCCGGAGAACTTCACGGCGGACGGCGTCGGCACGGAGAAGGAGCGGCACCACCAGCGGAACGTGGCGCTGGGGCACGTGGAGGAGCACCGCCTGGACGGTGTCGTGCTCTTCGCCGGCCTCGGCGACGTCTACGACCTCCGCTTCTTCGACCAGCTCAGGCAGATCAG GACGTTCGGTGCGTGGCCGGTCGCGACGGTGTCGGAGCGCGAGCGGAAGGCGACGGTGGAAGGGCCGGTGTGCGGCGGCTCGCCGTGGGCGGTCACCGGCTGGTTCTCCACGGCCGACGCGACGCCGACGGTGAGGGCGGCGAGGCCGCCGGAGGGCACCGTGGACGTGGCGCGCTTCGCGTTCGGCAGCGCCCTGCTCTGGGACCCGCACCGGTGGGACCGCTTCCCCGTCTCCGAGCCCGACGCCTCACAG GATTCGATAAAGTTTGTGCAACGATTGGCCGCGGAGGAGTACAACAAGTCAAGAGGAATGCCCGATCCCAATTGCTCGGAGATCATGGTGTGGCGTGGAGATCAGCTCGTCGCTGCCTAG
- the LOC109749232 gene encoding probable glucuronosyltransferase Os03g0287800, with protein sequence MASPKKARKPRARRPLLLRRAMLHASLCFLVGLLAGLAPAARWTAAASAHVSRALHAVDGAFDRAVLLLRQQQRQLRDGRVHVAVLPSPAPGPPALEPLRQPQLLLVVTATERSDPERRAAGLTRAAHALRLVPPPVLWLVVEPAADALPTARLLRGAGVAYRHLAYPENFTADGVGMGKERHHQRNLALEHVEEHRLAGVVLFAGLGDVYDLRFFDQLRQIRTLGAWPVATVSERERRATVDGPVCGGSPWAVTGWFSTAGAPTVRARPPAGTLDVARFAFGSALLWHPSRWDSFPVSEPDASQDSVKFVQRLAAEDYNKSRGMPNRDCSEIMVWRGDQFVAT encoded by the exons ATGGCGTCGCCGAAGAAGGCGAGGAAGCCGCGGGCGAGGCGGCCGCTGCTGCTCCGTCGGGCCATGCTGCACGCCTCCCTCTGCTTCCTCGTCGGCCTCCTCGCCGGCCTCGCCCCGGCCGCCCGCtggaccgccgccgcctccgcccacGTCTCCCGCGCACTCCACGCCGTCGACGGCGCCTTCGACCGCGCCGTGCTCCtgctccggcagcagcagcggcagctGCGGGACGGGCGCGTCCACGTCGCCGTCCTCCCCTCGCCGGCGCCGGGGCCGCCGGCGCTGGAGCCGCTGCGGCAGCCCCAGCTGCTGCTGGTGGTGACGGCCACCGAGCGGTCCGACCCGGAGCGGCGCGCCGCGGGGCTGACGCGCGCCGCGCACGCGCTCAGGCTCGTGCCCCCGCCGGTGCTGTGGCTCGTGGTGGAGCCGGCGGCGGACGCGCTGCCCACGGCGCGCCTGCTGCGCGGCGCCGGGGTGGCGTACCGGCACCTGGCCTACCCGGAGAACTTCACGGCCGACGGCGTCGGCATGGGGAAGGAGCGGCACCACCAGCGGAACCTGGCGCTGGAGCACGTGGAGGAGCACCGGCTCGCCGGTGTCGTGCTCTTCGCCGGCCTCGGCGACGTCTACGACCTCCGCTTCTTCGACCAGCTCAGGCAGATCAG GACGCTCGGCGCGTGGCCGGTGGCGACGGTGTCGGAGCGCGAGCGGAGGGCGACGGTGGACGGGCCGGTGTGCGGCGGCTCGCCGTGGGCGGTCACCGGCTGGTTCTCCACGGCTGGGGCGCCGACGGTGAGGGCGAGGCCGCCGGCCGGCACGCTGGACGTGGCGCGCTTCGCGTTCGGCAGCGCCCTGCTCTGGCACCCGAGCCGGTGGGACAGCTTCCCCGTCTCCGAGCCCGACGCCTCACAG GATTCCGTAAAGTTTGTGCAGCGGTTGGCTGCGGAGGATTACAACAAGTCGAGGGGGATGCCCAACCGGGATTGCTCGGAGATCATGGTGTGGCGCGGAGATCAGTTCGTCGCAACCTAG